One region of Cyanobium sp. M30B3 genomic DNA includes:
- a CDS encoding phycobilisome rod-core linker polypeptide — protein MTVTASSGSTRVAPQRYDTLPLSSVRQAEQEDRFPDGGELSSLVTFFESGQRRVEAARRISENAEFIVAKAANRIFTGGTPLSYLDAPLRPAAAADGTPLAADQAAFQRSVQTFAGAAERKGNLFSRLLEGAGGDADVRVVLPGGFSPIAVGRYGTARMKKSIRDLAWFLRYVGYALVAGDPSILTVNTRGLRDVLEKACSLAATNVALQEMRAAAAGLFTDQPEIRELVIQTFNVLISELEVPTPSTRQRLGSPLNQGLQLPATYALAAQGKAQRFVMKPAMTGAQKAEVVRAAYRQVFERDIVKGYSQVVCPVEATQVRQGQISMREFIRALGRSKEYQKQFYGRFSNSRAVELAFRHFLGRGISSREEFTTYFDIVSEQGLPGLVDCLVNSMEYARVFGEETVPFLRDLGEEAQESAGWGSNRKLFRFSAPFEGAPQYVTLYAAYRQPLADQHPYGGGNDPLGLTYGAIFPSGTAKVATRPAPYSYDSRRILIGNGMAQPGQMDSPGFRQAKPRRVGPRVVRLQQIATGGNSVPRRGGQPSIRGTESSTQAVINAVYVQVLGNAGYAGERNKVEEIKLENGDISLREFVRQVARSEAFRRRYWSGLYITKAIEVMHRRLLGRPTFGRWEIDSYFDTAARKGFYGVVDQMLASREYNDCFGEDTVPYERFITPADRNARAVPGLNRPFNAAAYADLNARPRPEVPAGSALRTTGDLTPRNLPERRTVVRGVWSAKLTGGQVMAPAPAAAPGPGSVRSNPEPSRRWRSSPGVGAWVTPGGAGFSQPRPSAAPAGGWTKQESGNLAATTALQPGAAMAKALQPSRPQGFNRRQSLAEPLKLGRTASEQQVREAAAAVYRQLLNRPALEAERLVDAESQFRNGQLTVAEFVGVVAGSELFQQRLNRLAPLRTAAAAYLAILGRAAQPQETSRFLARRTSEGLQSAIDELLASDEYAQAFGQDTVPYLRGMQTRDGQPLTTVNRTASLYSGNAGLTPPPSGAI, from the coding sequence ATGACCGTGACCGCCAGCAGCGGCAGCACCAGGGTGGCGCCCCAGCGCTACGACACCTTGCCGCTCTCCAGCGTCCGTCAGGCCGAGCAAGAGGATCGCTTCCCCGATGGAGGCGAGCTCAGCAGCCTGGTCACGTTCTTTGAGAGCGGTCAGCGCCGCGTCGAAGCCGCCCGGCGCATCTCCGAGAACGCCGAATTCATTGTGGCCAAGGCCGCCAACCGGATCTTCACCGGCGGCACGCCGCTCTCCTATCTCGATGCGCCCCTGCGGCCCGCCGCTGCGGCCGATGGCACCCCCCTGGCAGCCGATCAGGCCGCCTTCCAGCGCTCGGTGCAGACCTTTGCCGGCGCGGCTGAGCGCAAGGGCAACCTGTTCAGCCGGCTGCTGGAAGGCGCTGGCGGGGACGCCGACGTGCGGGTGGTGCTGCCCGGAGGTTTCAGTCCGATCGCCGTGGGCCGCTACGGCACGGCGCGGATGAAGAAGTCGATCCGCGACCTGGCCTGGTTCCTGCGCTATGTGGGCTACGCCCTGGTGGCCGGTGATCCCAGCATCCTCACGGTGAACACCCGCGGCCTGCGGGATGTGCTCGAGAAGGCCTGCTCGCTGGCCGCCACCAACGTGGCCCTGCAGGAGATGCGTGCCGCCGCCGCCGGCCTGTTCACCGACCAGCCGGAGATCCGCGAGCTGGTGATCCAGACCTTCAACGTGCTGATCAGCGAGCTGGAGGTGCCCACGCCATCGACCCGCCAACGGCTGGGCAGCCCGTTGAACCAGGGCCTGCAACTGCCCGCCACCTACGCCCTGGCCGCCCAGGGCAAGGCCCAGCGCTTCGTGATGAAGCCGGCCATGACCGGCGCCCAGAAGGCCGAGGTGGTGCGGGCCGCCTATCGCCAGGTGTTCGAGCGCGACATCGTCAAGGGCTACAGCCAGGTGGTGTGCCCGGTGGAGGCAACCCAGGTGCGCCAGGGTCAGATCTCGATGCGCGAGTTCATCCGCGCCCTGGGCCGCAGCAAGGAATATCAGAAGCAGTTCTATGGCCGCTTCTCCAACAGCAGGGCCGTGGAGCTGGCCTTCCGCCATTTCCTCGGCCGGGGCATCAGCTCCCGGGAGGAATTCACCACGTACTTCGACATCGTGAGCGAGCAGGGCCTGCCTGGCCTGGTCGACTGCCTGGTGAACTCGATGGAGTACGCCCGGGTCTTCGGCGAGGAGACCGTGCCCTTCCTGCGCGATCTCGGCGAAGAGGCCCAGGAGAGCGCCGGCTGGGGCAGCAACCGCAAGCTGTTCCGCTTCAGCGCTCCGTTTGAGGGGGCACCCCAGTACGTGACCCTCTACGCCGCCTACCGCCAGCCCCTGGCCGACCAGCACCCCTATGGCGGCGGCAACGATCCCCTCGGCCTCACCTACGGCGCCATCTTCCCCTCAGGCACGGCCAAGGTGGCCACCCGCCCCGCCCCGTACAGCTACGACAGCCGCCGCATCCTGATCGGCAACGGCATGGCCCAGCCCGGCCAGATGGACAGCCCAGGCTTCCGCCAGGCCAAACCCCGCCGCGTCGGCCCGCGGGTGGTGCGCCTGCAGCAGATCGCCACCGGCGGCAACTCCGTGCCCCGCCGGGGCGGCCAGCCCAGCATCCGGGGCACCGAGAGCAGCACCCAGGCCGTGATCAATGCGGTGTATGTGCAGGTGCTCGGCAACGCCGGCTATGCCGGCGAGCGCAACAAGGTGGAGGAGATCAAGCTCGAGAACGGCGACATCAGCCTGCGGGAATTCGTGCGCCAGGTGGCCCGCAGCGAGGCCTTCCGCCGCCGCTACTGGAGCGGGCTCTACATCACCAAGGCCATCGAGGTGATGCACCGCCGCCTGCTGGGCCGGCCCACCTTCGGGCGCTGGGAGATTGATTCCTACTTCGACACCGCCGCCCGCAAGGGTTTCTACGGCGTGGTCGACCAGATGCTCGCCAGCCGCGAATACAACGACTGCTTCGGCGAGGACACGGTCCCCTACGAGCGCTTCATCACCCCGGCCGATCGCAATGCCCGCGCTGTACCTGGGCTGAACCGGCCGTTCAACGCCGCGGCCTACGCAGACCTCAATGCCCGCCCGCGGCCTGAGGTGCCCGCTGGCAGCGCCCTGCGCACCACCGGAGATCTCACGCCGCGCAACCTGCCGGAGCGGCGCACGGTTGTTCGTGGCGTCTGGAGCGCCAAGCTGACCGGCGGCCAGGTGATGGCACCAGCGCCAGCTGCGGCCCCAGGCCCCGGCAGCGTCCGCAGCAACCCTGAGCCCAGCCGCCGCTGGCGCAGCTCTCCCGGTGTGGGCGCCTGGGTGACCCCCGGTGGGGCGGGCTTCAGCCAGCCCAGGCCGTCGGCAGCGCCAGCGGGGGGCTGGACCAAGCAGGAAAGCGGCAATCTGGCTGCCACTACGGCCCTGCAGCCGGGAGCCGCCATGGCCAAGGCCCTGCAACCGAGCCGGCCCCAGGGCTTCAACCGCCGGCAGAGCCTGGCCGAGCCCCTGAAACTCGGGCGCACCGCCAGTGAGCAGCAGGTGCGCGAAGCCGCCGCCGCCGTGTACCGCCAGTTGCTCAACCGCCCGGCCCTGGAGGCGGAGCGCCTGGTGGATGCGGAGTCCCAGTTCCGCAACGGCCAGCTCACCGTGGCTGAATTCGTGGGGGTTGTGGCCGGCAGCGAGCTGTTCCAGCAACGCCTGAACCGCCTGGCACCGCTGCGCACTGCAGCAGCTGCCTACCTGGCCATTCTTGGTCGCGCGGCCCAGCCCCAGGAGACCAGCCGTTTTCTGGCCCGTCGAACCAGTGAGGGTCTGCAGAGCGCCATCGATGAACTGCTGGCCAGCGACGAATATGCCCAGGCCTTCGGCCAGGACACCGTTCCCTACCTGCGCGGCATGCAGACCCGTGACGGCCAGCCGCTCACCACGGTGAACCGCACCGCATCCCTCTACAGCGGCAATGCCGGCCTCACCCCTCCGCCCAGCGGCGCCATCTGA
- a CDS encoding class I SAM-dependent methyltransferase, producing MSARDAATPVVSAFYDRFPYPGDPLQDGPPPGYNWRWCVDSARAFAAGVLPPAAGAQPRPWRILDAGCGTGVSTDYLCHLNPGASVLAVDISAGALAVARERTRRSGAAARVRDLRIEQRSLLDLAGEGPFDYINSVGVLHHLREPELGLRALADLLCPGGLLHLFLYAEGGRWEIHRTQRSLTRLGVGSGPEAIQLGRELFNVLPTSNRLRRHHEQRWALDTQADVNFADMYLHPQETSYNLQTLMAFVAQAELEFVGFSNPEVWDPARLLSGGLLDRARSLPQEERWALIEDLDPDISHFELFLSKGPLQRADWGDDSVLLAASGQRNRCLWGWPSTDLLGPDLLPLAIEPDDLALMQAVEAAPGVPLADLPLPFPAEERCMRARRLQAQQVLQLVA from the coding sequence GTGTCTGCCCGTGATGCCGCCACCCCGGTGGTGAGTGCCTTCTACGACCGCTTCCCCTACCCGGGGGATCCCCTGCAGGATGGACCGCCGCCCGGATACAACTGGCGCTGGTGCGTGGACAGCGCCCGGGCTTTTGCCGCCGGGGTGTTGCCTCCGGCCGCTGGCGCGCAGCCGCGCCCCTGGCGGATCCTCGACGCCGGCTGCGGCACGGGGGTGAGCACCGACTACCTCTGCCATCTCAACCCCGGCGCCTCGGTGCTGGCCGTGGACATCAGTGCCGGCGCCCTGGCGGTGGCCCGGGAGCGCACCCGGCGCTCCGGTGCGGCTGCCCGGGTACGGGACCTGCGCATCGAACAGCGCAGCCTGCTGGACCTGGCCGGGGAGGGGCCGTTTGACTACATCAACTCGGTGGGGGTGCTCCACCATCTGCGTGAGCCTGAACTGGGCCTGCGGGCGCTGGCCGATCTGCTCTGCCCGGGAGGGCTGCTGCATCTTTTTCTGTATGCCGAGGGCGGCCGCTGGGAGATCCATCGCACCCAGCGCAGCCTCACCCGTCTTGGGGTGGGCAGCGGCCCCGAGGCGATTCAGCTCGGACGCGAGCTGTTCAACGTGCTTCCCACCAGCAACCGGCTGCGGCGTCACCACGAGCAGCGCTGGGCCCTCGACACCCAGGCGGACGTGAACTTCGCGGATATGTACCTGCACCCGCAGGAGACCAGCTACAACCTCCAGACCCTGATGGCCTTCGTGGCCCAGGCGGAGCTGGAGTTCGTCGGTTTCTCCAACCCGGAGGTCTGGGATCCGGCCCGCTTGCTCAGCGGCGGCTTGCTGGATCGGGCCCGATCCCTGCCCCAGGAGGAGCGCTGGGCCCTGATCGAGGACCTTGACCCCGACATCAGCCACTTCGAGTTGTTCCTCAGCAAGGGGCCGCTGCAGCGCGCCGACTGGGGGGACGACAGCGTGCTGCTGGCCGCCAGCGGTCAGCGCAACCGCTGCCTGTGGGGCTGGCCCTCCACGGATCTGCTGGGGCCCGATCTGCTGCCCCTGGCGATCGAGCCGGATGACCTGGCGCTGATGCAGGCGGTGGAGGCCGCTCCCGGAGTGCCGCTGGCGGACTTGCCGCTGCCCTTCCCGGCGGAGGAGCGCTGCATGCGGGCGCGCCGTCTTCAGGCGCAGCAGGTGCTGCAACTGGTTGCTTAA